One stretch of Sander vitreus isolate 19-12246 chromosome 16, sanVit1, whole genome shotgun sequence DNA includes these proteins:
- the uhrf2 gene encoding E3 ubiquitin-protein ligase UHRF2: MWIQVRTIDGKETRTVEDLSRLTKIESLRLKIQDIFSVSPQQQRLFYRGKQMEDGQTLFDYNVGLNDIVQLLIRSQTDPPDSHVTKDSSGVACSSGLPPDSRSESHNSPAPASPAAIEISTNIDNNSSSVTTSTVNETKPDTSATSNSSSTKNGFKSSSPARDTQPPTSSRNTLVNPGIGVYKINELVDCRDVSIGAWFEACLENVTRAPKGQITPTKGKVGRPPKRTNGKLEAEQGQAHGQGQTTDSNRNNVVLGSESNGASTSQTDSTAATETKEREEDVIYHIKYDDYPENGVVEMRPVDVRPRARTLLRWDQLQVGMHVMVNYNMETPDERGFWFDAEVQTLNQASRTNKELRVKILLGGPGDIIGDCKVHFLDEIYQVEKPGARALSASDGQFKRKSGPECKHCKADPEAECRFCSCCVCGGKQDAHMQLLCDECNMAFHIYCLNPPLATIPDDEDWYCPTCKNDTSEVVKAGEKLKTSKKKAKMPSATTESQRDWGKGMACVGRTKECTIVPSNHYGPIPGIPVGATWKFRVQVSEAGVHRPHVGGIHGRSNDGSYSLVLAGGFEDEVDRGDEFTYTGSGGRDLSGNKRIGEHSFDQTLTHMNRALALNCDAPLNDKDGAESRNWRAGKPVRVVRSSKGRRISKYAPEEGNRYDGIYKVVKYWPEIGKCGYLVWRYLLRRDDLEPAPWTPEGLERIEKLGLAVQYPPGYLAAMANKTKKEACARPGRGGRTKHYPGRGRPRRRKIKEKELNYEEEEDEQPMASVYEEEPQSNGEQKTTSDNETPPAAEPPSKRVKIEETFQLSQQQQQLIREDTANKKLWDEAMGHLKEGPNFLRKMEQIFMCVCCQELAYQPITTVCSHNVCKTCLQRSFRADVYTCPACRHDLGKDYIMTQNVTLQVLLDQFYPGYSKGR, from the exons ATGTGGATCCAGGTTCGCACTATAGACGGGAAGGAGACGCGAACCGTTGAGGATCTTTCTAGATTGACCAAAATTGAGTCTTTACGGTTGAAAATACAGGACATCTTCAGTGTAAGCCCACAACAGCAGCGCCTGTTCTACCGAGGAAAACAG aTGGAAGATGGCCAGACACTGTTTGACTATAACGTGGGACTCAATGACATCGTCCAGCTGCTGATTCGCTCACAGACCGACCCTCCAGACAGCCACGTCACCAAGGACTCCTCTGGTGTGGCCTGTAGTTCAGGCCTCCCCCCTGACTCCAGGTCAGAAAGCCACAACTCCCCAGCTCCCGCCTCCCCTGCTGCTATAGAAATCTCCACAAATATAGACAATAACAGCAGCAGCGTCACTACCAGCACTGTTAACGAAACCAAGCCGGACACCAGCGCTACCAGTAACTCATCCAGTACCAAAAATGGGTTCAAGTCCTCCAGTCCGGCACGGGACACCCAGCCCCCCACATCCAGCAGAAACACACTAGTCAACCCAGGAATTGGTGTGTACAAG ATTAATGAGCTGGTGGACTGCAGAGACGTCAGCATTGGTGCCTGGTTTGAGGCCTGCCTCGAAAATGTGACACGCGCTCCCAAAGGACAGATAACGCCCACCAAGGGCAAGGTGGGCCGGCCCCCAAAAAGGACTAATGGAAAGCTGGAGGCCGAGCAGGGACAGGCCCACGGCCAGGGCCAAACCACAGACAGTAACAGGAATAATGTTGTGTTAGGCTCTGAGAGTAATGGAGCCTCCACCTCTCAGACAGActctacagcagctacagagaccaaggagagagaagaggatgTCATTTACCACATTAAATATGACGA TTACCCAGAAAATGGTGTGGTTGAGATGCGACCGGTGGATGTGCGGCCCCGTGCCAGGACCCTGCTGCGGTGGGACCAGCTCCAGGTGGGCATGCATGTGATGGTCAACTACAATATGGAGACACCAGATGAGAGGGGCTTCTGGTTTGACGCTGAGGTTCAGACCCTCAACCAAGCCTCCCGCACCAACAAGGAGCTCCGAGTCAAGATCCTCCTGGG GGGTCCTGGAGATATAATCGGGGATTGTAAAGTTCATTTTCTGGATGAAATCTACCAGGTGGAAAAACCAGGAGCTCGTGCACTCTCAGCTTCAGATGGACAATTTAAAC GGAAGAGCGGGCCGGAGTGCAAGCACTGCAAGGCTGACCCCGAAGCAGAGTGTCGCTTCtgctcctgctgtgtgtgtggcggCAAGCAGGATGCTCACATGCAGCTGCTGTGTGACGAGTGTAACATGGCATTCCACATCTACTGCCTCAACCCGCCGCTGGCCACCATCCCGGATGACGAGGACTG GTACTGTCCCACCTGTAAGAACGACACCAGTGAGGTTGTTAAGGCCGGAGAGAAACTCAAAACCAGCAAGAAGAAAGCCAAGATGCCTTCGGCAACAACTGAGAGTCAAAGGGACTGGGGAAAG GGTATGGCCTGTGTGGGGCGTACCAAGGAGTGCACAATTGTTCCTTCGAACCACTATGGACCCATACCTGGTATTCCTGTTGGAGCCACCTGGAAATTCCGAGTTCAG GTGAGTGAGGCAGGTGTTCACAGGCCGCATGTTGGCGGTATCCACGGGCGCAGTAACGATGGCTCCTATTCGCTGGTGTTGGCTGGGGGCTTTGAGGATGAAGTG GACCGGGGAGACGAGTTCACCTATACAGGCAGTGGGGGTCGTGACCTCTCAGGAAATAAACGGATCGGAGAGCACTCTTTTGACCAGACCCTGACACACATGAACAG GGCGTTGGCCTTAAACTGTGATGCACCTCTGAATGACAAAGACGGGGCAGAGTCTAGGAACTGGCGGGCAGGAAAGCCAGTGAGAGTGGTGCGCAGTTCCAAAGGTCGACGCATCAGCAAATATGCTCCTGAGGAGGGAAATCGCTATGATGGTATTTACAAG GTGGTAAAGTACTGGCCAGAGATTGGGAAGTGTGGTTACCTGGTGTGGCGGTACCTCCTGAGACGGGACGATTTGGAACCAGCGCCATGGACACCTGAAGGACTGGAGAGGATCGAAAAACTGGGCCTTGCTGttcag TACCCACCCGGCTACTTAGCGGCCATGGCTAACAAAACAAAGAAGGAGGCCTGCGCCCGACCTGGTCGCGGGGGCCGGACTAAGCACTATCCCGGGAGAGGGAGGCCACGGAGACGCAAGATCAAGGAGAAAGAATTGAATTAcgaggaagaagaagacgagCAGCCAATGGCCAGTGTGTATGAGGAGGAGCCACAGAGTAATGGAGAGCAGAAGACAACCAGCGATAACG AGACGCCACCAGCGGCAGAGCCTCCCTCTAAAAGGGTGAAGATAGAGGAGACTTTCCAActgtcacagcagcagcagcagttaatCCGGGAGGACACAGCCAACAAGAAACTCTGGGATGAAGCCATGGGACACCTTAAAGAGGGACCG AATTTCCTGCGGAAGATGGAGCAGatcttcatgtgtgtgtgctgccagGAGCTGGCCTACCAACCCATCACCACCGTCTGCTCACACAATGTTTGCAAG ACTTGTCTACAGCGGTCGTTCCGAGCGGATGTGTACACCTGCCCTGCCTGCCGTCACGACTTGGGCAAAGACTACATCATGACCCAAAACGTGACACTTCAGGTGCTGCTTGACCAGTTCTATCCGGGCTACAGCAAAGGCCGATGA